A single genomic interval of Pogoniulus pusillus isolate bPogPus1 chromosome 24, bPogPus1.pri, whole genome shotgun sequence harbors:
- the INCENP gene encoding inner centromere protein — protein sequence MAAMEAAPSPQHLLLTCNQRLAEFLQDDIDLVWLKEIREEAIRMFGSCYNDEPELMPKTPSQKSRQRKKRFAAQRNEDQELGRKRLSQRKKKSIKLVPSAQLQNKENLDLIRDDPEQVSPPQRVTRSQTAALAKISEVSQRVPSKTPSVLQEGKAHTAEININNCIGTELSFQVNPTKPAKQLRATFVLGPDKDPLEEDQVCRSSPVPATPKTVATMPKAVPQMNAADITLLMSVEPGLEDGSMQASEKDEEKQPAQDIPGTPKGLRLSRQSVRRSLLGKAPAPRRSSLATKYSRSSRRGSRIRSSIGRLATQARAQQSAPSSSGPEDSSSGEVPENEETVLKAGPPSESCSPPELAPQNPQMSLRSRTISGQEPSSQSNPGESCGKAAAGTVATPQSPRMSLRSRTIGRQEQPQQTHSQETNTNKNEKIQEPPQSARRKPSYKRAVDECYDSQQAEDGGLSPPRRKTPSPAFPASKVVRPMKTFLHTVQKNQLLMTPSSLGRNMVIKSFIKYNTPLQTDSKEKERQKLEMLRKKQEAEQLRKQKLEEEKKRRLDEAKLKREERQRKVQASRERALQLEQERKRRIEQKIAHFEEKTEKVREERLAEEKIKKAAAARKMEEAEARRRQEEEARRQRALQQEEEEQRRHKELMQKRKEEEQERARKLLEQKQAEQEREKQLAAQRELERKREQERIQAEKLREQQQKASHLQKEALAAEKQVQREEQKENSDACNSYQMTPHAHRDPKPVKVDPDNYGLDLNSDDSTDDESQPRKPIPTWACGYQLTQAVTRQYHAPPNVDEIFGVILSPKLEDIFYKSKPRYNHRTSSAIWSSPPCSLKSALPPSYSLKKY from the exons ATGGCGGCGATGGAGGCCGCGCCGAGCCCGCAGCACCTGCTGCTGACCTGCAACCAGCGGCTGGCAGAGTTCCTGCAGGATGATATCGATCTAGTGTGGCTGAAGGAGATCCGCGAGGAGGCGATCAGGATGTTCGGCAG CTGCTACAACGACGAGCCGGAGCTGATGCCGAAGACGCCGTCGCAGAAGAGCCGGCAGCGGAAGAAGCGTTTTGCCGCTCAGCGGAACGAAgaccaggagctgggcaggaagaG ATTGtcccagaggaagaaaaaaagcatcAAACTGGTGCCTTCTGCACAActccaaaacaaagaaaacctgGACCTCATCAGGGATGATCCTGAACAGGTCTCTCCACCCCAACGTGTGACAAGATCCCAGACTGCAGCACTCGCCaagatctcagaggtctctcaAAGGGTTCCCTCCAAGACCCCTTCTGTCCTACAGGAGGGGAAGGCTCACACAGCAGAAATCAACATAAATAATTGTATTGGCACTGAGCTAAGCTTCCAGGTGAACCCAACAAagccagcaaagcagctccGTGCCACTTTCGTTCTGGGACCAGATAAGGATCCTTTGGAGGAGGACCAGGTTTGCAGATCCTCACCTGTACCAGCAACCCCCAAGACGGTGGCCACTATGCCTAAGGCCGTGCCTCAGATGAATGCAGCCGATATCACACTCCTTATGAGCGTtgagcctgggctggaggatgGCTCCATGCAGGCATCAGAGAAAGATGAGGagaagcagcctgcccaggacatCCCAGGGACACCCAAAGGTCTGAGACTCAGTCGCCAGTCTGTGCGCAGGAGCCTGCTGGGCAAAGCTCCCGCTCCCCGCAGGAGTTCCTTGGCCACAAAGTACTCCCGGAGCAGCCGTAGGGGAAGTCGGATCCGTAGTTCCATAGGCAGATTAGCCACCCAAGCTCGAGCTCAGCAGTCAGCCCCATCATCTAGCGGCCCGGAGG actccagctctggagaggtGCCAGAGAATGAAGAAACAGTTCTCAAAGCTGG GCCTCCTTCTGAATCTTGCAGCCCTCCCGAGCTG GCCCCCCAGAACCCACAGATGTCCCTTCGCTCTCGGACCATCAGTGGGCAGGAGCCAAGCAGCCAGAGTAACCCAGGGGAGAGCTgtggcaaagctgcagcaggcacagtggCAACACCTCAGAGCCCACGGATGTCCCTTCGCTCTCGCACCattggcaggcaggagcagccgcAGCAGACACACAGCCAGG aaacaaacacaaataaGAATGAGAAGATTCAGGAACCACCCCAGAGTGCCAG GAGAAAGCCaagctacaagagagctgtggatgaGTGCTATgacagccagcaggcagaggatggGGGACTTTCTCCTCCCAGAAGAAAGACCCCATCCCCAGCCTTCCCAGCCAGCAAG GTTGTACGGCCTATGAAAACCTTCCTGCACACTGTGCAGAAGAACCAGCTGCTGATGacacccagctccctggggaggaACATGGTGATTAAGTCCTTTATCAAGTACAAcactcctctgcagactgactCCAAG gagaaggagagacagaagctggagatgctgaggaAAAAGCAAGAAGCTGAGCAATTGAGAAAACAAAaactggaggaggagaagaaaaggcggCTGGATGAGGCAAAGCT GAAGCGAGAGGAGCGGCAGCGCAAGGTGCAGGCGTCGCGGGAGCGAgcgctgcagctggagcaggagcggAAGCGGCGCATCGAGCAGAAGATCGCCCACTTCGAGGAGAAGACCGAGAAG GTGCGGGAGGAGAGGTTGGCAGAGGAGAAGAtcaagaaggcagcagctgccaggaaaATGGAGGAAGCAGAGGCACGGCGCAGGCAAGAAGAGGAGGCCAGAAGAcaaagagcactgcagcag gaggaggaggaacaacGTCGGCACAAGGAGCTgatgcagaagaggaaggaagaagaacagGAACGTGCCAGGAAGTTACTGGAGCAAAAACAAGCAGaacaggagagggagaagcagctggctgcacagagagagctggaaagaaagagagaacagGAGAGGATCCAGGCAGAAAA GCTCCGcgaacagcagcagaaggcatctCACCTGCAGAAGGAAGCACTGGCTGCTGAAAAGCAAGTCCAGAGGGAGGAGCAGAAAGAG AACTCAGATGCCTGCAACTCCTACCAGATGACTCCCCATGCCCATAGGGATCCCAAGCCTGTCAAAGTCGACCCAGACAACTATGGGCTGGATCTGAACAGTGATGACTCTACTGATGATGAGAGCCAGCCTCGCAAGCCCATCCCCACCTGGGCCTGTG GGTACCAGCTCACCCAGGCAGTGACCAGACAGTACCATGCCCCCCCCAACGTGGATGAGATCTTTGGGGTGATCCTCAGCCCCAAGCTGGAGGACATCTTCTACAAAAGCAAGCCCCGCTACAACCACCGCACCAGCTCTGCCATCTGGAGCTCCCCGCCCTGTAGCCTCAAGTCTGCTCTGCCTCCATCCTACAGCCTGAAGAAGTACTGA
- the VPS51 gene encoding vacuolar protein sorting-associated protein 51 homolog — protein sequence MAEVEAAAGSGAGGSPEAGSGGGSGGWRRPHGPLQRYYGPTTAEAAEATPDPADINGPHFDPEVFLTKVRSECPLGQLLAREAALGREIRALDSDMQTLLYENYNKFISATDTIRKMKVDFRRMEAEMDDLAANMAAISTSSARVSAALQDRHRRGAQLAGVQALLRKLQSLVEVPGHLRRWAAPGGEPARALRCHARARAVLRHYRHLPSFRAIEDESQAIMADLAQRLRARLRDETLDPKELTECVEMLLQLEEPPEELCQEFLSHAGARLEAELAALEAELPPSDPSGTAATPPPASDILDFVDRGSSAFVGNLCLLAASYRSLFDGRAGTGEGRLEAFAATLTTRYFELLERRLALERGLGDTSLLVRALDRFHRRLRALLELLPAAGAEAGAALVARAARERVDRYLRALQTFFLGCLGDVRQALAAPRPPGKEGPGLPDLLATLSSSVLGQLKAVLAYVQLFTARDVAFASLPYFKGEFCVEAVREGLVVAFVRWLCRTARGFADGPTERGAPAAPPALLLLLSRLCLDYEATTISYILTLTDEQFPPQDTDPAVTPGPALCAEARAAAQRLLDSYVQVQGAAVAQMLRKSVETRDWLGTVEPRNVRAVMKRVVEDITAIDLQVGQLFEEGVRRAQSSDSSRRAFSVYSSSRAPSRYAPSYTPSAPMDTHLLSNIQKLFSERIDIFSPVEFNKVSVLTGIIKISLKTLLECLRLRTLGRFGLQQVQVDGHYLQLYLWRFASDERVVQGLLDEVAASATHRCLDPVPMEHSVVELICERG from the exons ATGGCGGAGGTGGAGGCGGCCGCGGGGAGCGGCGCGGGGGGCAGCCCCGAggccggcagcggcggcggcagcggcggctggCGGCGGCCTCACGGGCCGCTCCAGCGGTACTACGGCCCGACCACGGCAGAGGCGGCGGAGGCGACCCCGGACCCCGCCGACATCAACGGGCCCCACTTCGATCCCGAGGTTTTCCTCACTAAG GTGCGCAGCGAGtgtcccctggggcagctgctggcccgCGAGGCCGCGCTGGGGCGAGAGATCCGGGCCCTGGACAGCGACATGCAGACCCTGCTCTACGAGAACTACAACAAGTTCATTTCTGCCACCG ACACCATCCGAAAGATGAAGGTCGACTTTCGGCGCATGGAGGCGGAGATGGACGACCTGGCTGCCAACATGGCTgccatcagcacctccagcgCCCGCGTCAGCGCTGCGCTGCAGGACCGGCACCGCCGCGGAGCCCAGCTGGCGG GGGTACAGGCGCTGCTGCGGAAGCTGCAGTCCCTGGTGGAGGTGCCAGGGCATCTTCGGCGCTGGGCAGCACCAGGAGGAGAGCCAGCGCGGGCCCTGCGCTGCCACGCCCGTGCCCGAGCCGTGCTGCGACACTACCGGCATCTGCCCTCCTTCCGCGCTATCGAGGATGAGAGCCAGGCCATCATGGCCGACCTGGCCCAGCGCCTCCGCGCACGCCTCCG AGATGAGACCTTAGACCCCAAGGAGCTCACCGAgtgtgtggagatgctgctgcagctggaagagccacctgaggagctgtgccaggagttCTTGAGCCATGCTGGCGCCCGCCTGGAGGCTGAGCTGGCGGCGCTGGAGGCCGAGTTGCCTCCATCAGACCCCTCAGGCACTGCTGCCACACCACCCCCCGCCTCTGATATCCTCGACTTCGTCGACCGTGGCAGCTCAGCCTTCGTGGGCAACCTCTGCTTGCTGGCAGCTTCCTACCGCAGCCTCTTCGATGGGCGCGCAGGCACCGGCGAAGGCCGCCTGGAAGCCTTCGCTGCCACCCTCACCACCCGCTACTTCGAGctgctggagcggcggctggcctTGGAGCGGGGCCTGGGTGACACCTCACTGCTGGTGCGCGCCCTCGACCGCTTCCACCGCCGCCTGCGTGCCCTGCTCgagctgcttcctgctgccGGGGCCGAGGCTGGCGCCGCGCTGGTGGCACGGGCGGCACGGGAGCGAGTGGATCGCTACCTGCGGGCGCTGCAGACCTTCTTCCTAGGCTGCCTGGGTGACGTGCGCCAGGCCTTGGCTGCCCCACGGCCCCCTGGCAAGGAGGGGCCCGGCCTGCCCGACCTGCTTGCCACGCTCTCCTCGTCCGTCCTTGGCCAGCTCAAGGCTGTCCTGGCCTACGTGCAGCTCTTCACTGCCAGAGACGTTGcctttgccagcctgccctACTTCAAG GGGGAGTTCTGCGTGGAGGCAGTGCGCGAGGGGCTGGTGGTGGCCTTCGTGCGCTGGCTCTGCCGCACTGCCCGGGGCTTTGCTGATGGCCCCACAGAGCGGGGGGCCCCCGCAGCACCcccggccctgctgctgctcctctcccgcCTCTGCCTTGACTACGAGGCAACGACCATCAGCTACATCCTCACGCTCACCGACGAGCAGTTTCCTCCACAG GACACGGACCCTGCGGTGACCCCAGGCCCAGCACTGTGTGCAGAGGCGCGGGCGGCGGCGCAGCGGCTGCTGGACAGCTACGTGCAGGTGCAGGGGGCAGCCGTGGCCCAGATGCTGAGGAAGAGTGTGGAGACCCGCGACTGGCTGGGCACCGTCGAGCCCCGCAACGTCCGCGCCGTCATGAAGCGTGTAGTGGAGGACATCACTGCCATCGACCTCCAG GTGGGGCAGCTCTTCGAGGAGGGTGTGCGGCGGGCACAGAGCAGCGACTCCAGCCGCCGCGCCTTCTCCGTCTACAGCAGCTCGCGGGCGCCCAGCCGCTACGCACCCAGCTACACCCCCAG TGCCCCCATGGACACCCACCTGCTCAGCAACATCCAGAAGCTCTTCTCAGAACGCATTGACATCTTCAGCCCTGTCGAGTTCAACAAG GTGTCGGTGCTGACCGGGATCATCAAGATCAGCCTGAAGACGCTGCTGGAGTGCCTGCGGCTGCGGACACTGGGCCGCTTcgggctgcagcaggtgcaggTGGATGGGCACTACCTGCAGCTCTACCTCTGGCGCTTCGCCTCCGACGAGCGTGTGGTGCAGGGGCTGCTGGATGAGGTGGCTGCCAGCGCCACGCACCGCTGCCTCGACCCTGTCCCCATGGAGCACAGCGTGGTGGAGCTCATCTGCGAGCGTGGGTAG
- the BET1L gene encoding BET1-like protein isoform X1: protein MAEWGRGEARGPAGWGQSAGAVEDVLDVENKRMADSLASKVTRLKSLALDIDKDAEEQNQYLDGMDSDFLSVTGLLSGSVKRFSGMARSGKDNRKLLCSVSAGLILVFFILYYLVSRAGT, encoded by the exons ATGGCGGAGTGGGGCCGAGGTGAGGCCCGGGGACCGGCGGGTTGGG ggCAGAGTGCAGGTGCGGTGGAGGATGTGCTGGATGTGGAGAACAAGCGTATGGCAGATAGCCTGGCCAGCAAGGTCACCAGGCTGAAGTCG ctggctctggacattgacaaagatgctgaggagcagaaCCAGTACCTGGATGGCATG GACTCAGACTTCCTGAGCGTGACTGGCCTGCTCTCTGGCAGCGTGAAGCGCTTCTCCGGCATGGCACGGTCCGGGAAGGACAACcgcaagctgctctgctccgtCTCAGCAGGACTGATCCTTGTTTTCTTCATCCTCTACTATctcgtgtccagagcagggaccTGA
- the BET1L gene encoding BET1-like protein isoform X2 → MAEWGRGQSAGAVEDVLDVENKRMADSLASKVTRLKSLALDIDKDAEEQNQYLDGMDSDFLSVTGLLSGSVKRFSGMARSGKDNRKLLCSVSAGLILVFFILYYLVSRAGT, encoded by the exons ATGGCGGAGTGGGGCCGAG ggCAGAGTGCAGGTGCGGTGGAGGATGTGCTGGATGTGGAGAACAAGCGTATGGCAGATAGCCTGGCCAGCAAGGTCACCAGGCTGAAGTCG ctggctctggacattgacaaagatgctgaggagcagaaCCAGTACCTGGATGGCATG GACTCAGACTTCCTGAGCGTGACTGGCCTGCTCTCTGGCAGCGTGAAGCGCTTCTCCGGCATGGCACGGTCCGGGAAGGACAACcgcaagctgctctgctccgtCTCAGCAGGACTGATCCTTGTTTTCTTCATCCTCTACTATctcgtgtccagagcagggaccTGA